One segment of Sinorhizobium sp. BG8 DNA contains the following:
- a CDS encoding S9 family peptidase has protein sequence MSAFKNLPSAPIATKKPVSDTRHGITRTDDYAWFRAENWQAMFKDTSILDPEIRAHLEAENEYVMAAMADTEALQKTLFAEMRGRIKEDDSSVPVKDGAYAYGSSFVTGGEQPRYFREPRDGGERTILLDGDREAEGKEYFRLAGINHTTDHTLGIWGYDDKGSEYFTLRVRELESGKDRGDVIENTGGDGVWAPDGKSFFYTLQDENHRPSKIFHHILGEPQSSDRLVYEEHDPGFFMSVGGSLLDDFIYIDIHDHETSEYRLLSTKDLLAEPAIVAPRHTGLEYSMTEGGDVFYILTNADGAKDFKIMEAPVTAPERENWKDVVPHRPGTLILNHMAFARHLVWLERHEGLPRIIVRDRRSGEEHEIAFAEEAYSLGLSGAAEYDTDVIRFSYSSMTTPSQLFDYDMTTRARTLLKTQEVPSGHDPADYVTRRVFAPAWDGERVPVTLLYRKDTPLDGSAPCLLYGYGAYGISIPASFNTNCLSLADRGFVYAIAHIRGGKDKGFAWYEDGKMEKKTNTFKDFIAAADYLNQEKFTSYAKIVAEGGSAGGMLMGAIVNMAPEKFGGIIAAVPFVDVLNTMLDDTLPLTPPEWAEWGNPIESQKFYELMASYSPYDNVGAKEYPPILALSGLTDPRVTYWEPTKWVAKLREHAAGSAPILLRTNMGAGHGGASGRFQRLEEIAFEYAFAVKVAEKM, from the coding sequence TTGTCAGCCTTCAAGAACCTGCCTTCCGCCCCGATCGCAACGAAGAAGCCCGTGAGCGACACGCGGCACGGGATCACCCGGACCGACGACTACGCCTGGTTCCGCGCCGAGAACTGGCAGGCGATGTTCAAGGACACGTCCATTCTCGATCCGGAAATCCGCGCGCATCTCGAGGCCGAGAACGAGTATGTGATGGCGGCGATGGCCGATACCGAAGCGTTGCAGAAGACGCTTTTTGCCGAGATGCGCGGGCGCATCAAGGAGGACGACAGCTCCGTGCCGGTGAAGGACGGCGCCTATGCCTACGGCTCCTCCTTTGTCACCGGCGGCGAGCAGCCGCGCTATTTCCGCGAACCGCGCGACGGCGGCGAGCGCACGATCCTGCTCGACGGAGACAGGGAGGCCGAGGGCAAGGAGTACTTCCGCCTTGCCGGCATCAACCACACCACCGACCACACGCTCGGCATCTGGGGCTATGACGACAAGGGATCCGAGTACTTCACGCTTCGCGTGCGGGAACTCGAAAGCGGCAAGGACCGCGGCGACGTCATCGAGAACACCGGCGGCGACGGGGTCTGGGCGCCCGACGGCAAGAGCTTCTTCTATACGCTCCAGGACGAGAACCACCGCCCGTCGAAGATCTTCCACCACATTCTCGGCGAACCGCAGTCCAGCGACCGCCTCGTCTACGAGGAACACGACCCAGGGTTCTTCATGTCGGTCGGCGGCTCGCTGCTGGACGACTTCATCTACATCGACATCCATGACCACGAGACGAGTGAGTATCGCCTGCTCTCGACGAAGGACCTTCTGGCGGAACCGGCCATCGTCGCCCCGCGCCACACCGGGCTTGAATATTCGATGACGGAAGGCGGCGACGTCTTCTACATCCTGACCAATGCCGACGGCGCAAAGGACTTCAAGATCATGGAAGCGCCGGTGACGGCGCCCGAGCGCGAAAACTGGAAGGACGTGGTTCCGCATCGCCCGGGAACGCTGATCCTCAATCACATGGCCTTTGCCCGCCATCTCGTCTGGCTTGAGCGCCACGAGGGACTGCCGCGCATCATCGTGCGCGACCGCCGCAGCGGCGAGGAACACGAGATTGCATTCGCCGAGGAGGCCTATTCGCTGGGGCTCTCCGGGGCGGCGGAATACGACACCGACGTCATCCGCTTCTCCTACTCCTCCATGACGACGCCCTCGCAGCTTTTCGACTACGACATGACGACCCGCGCGCGCACGCTGCTGAAGACGCAGGAGGTCCCCTCCGGTCACGATCCGGCCGACTACGTGACGCGCCGCGTCTTCGCCCCCGCCTGGGACGGCGAGCGTGTTCCCGTCACCCTGCTCTATCGCAAGGACACGCCGCTCGACGGCTCGGCGCCCTGCCTGCTCTACGGCTACGGCGCCTACGGGATCAGCATTCCGGCCTCGTTCAACACCAACTGCCTGTCGCTTGCCGACCGGGGCTTCGTCTATGCGATCGCCCATATCCGCGGTGGCAAGGACAAGGGATTTGCCTGGTACGAAGACGGCAAGATGGAGAAAAAGACCAATACCTTCAAGGACTTCATCGCTGCCGCGGACTATCTGAATCAAGAGAAGTTCACGTCCTACGCGAAGATCGTCGCCGAGGGCGGGTCAGCAGGCGGCATGCTGATGGGGGCCATCGTCAACATGGCTCCGGAGAAGTTCGGCGGCATCATCGCGGCCGTGCCCTTCGTCGACGTGCTCAATACGATGCTGGACGACACCCTGCCACTGACCCCGCCGGAATGGGCGGAATGGGGCAATCCCATCGAGTCCCAGAAATTCTACGAGTTGATGGCCTCCTATTCGCCCTACGACAATGTGGGCGCAAAGGAGTATCCGCCGATCCTGGCGCTCTCGGGCCTCACGGACCCGCGCGTGACCTACTGGGAGCCGACGAAATGGGTGGCAAAGCTCAGGGAGCACGCCGCCGGCAGCGCGCCGATCCTGCTGCGCACCAACATGGGTGCGGGCCACGGCGGTGCCTCAGGACGCTTCCAGCGGCTCGAGGAGATCGCCTTCGAGTACGCGTTTGCCGTCAAGGTCGCAGAAAAGATGTGA
- a CDS encoding YceI family protein — protein MKSVCLIGAGVLAALLSAAPMALANAPDLKDAAGTYRIANASRIGFSVDQVGGGGISGVFNKFSGTFKINSNNVSASTVNFTLFPGSVTTKDGRIADFLRSSAVFDAENFPQVTFRSTSVRQTSSDTAVVEGTLTAKGVSRRETFNVRLTDWSSGSIAFNVEGRVHRSRYKMAAGEPIYLDIVIFDMNIKGQRR, from the coding sequence ATGAAATCCGTATGCCTGATCGGCGCGGGCGTGCTTGCCGCGCTTCTGTCGGCCGCGCCCATGGCGCTCGCCAATGCCCCCGACCTCAAGGACGCCGCCGGCACCTATCGCATCGCGAACGCGTCGCGGATCGGCTTCTCCGTCGACCAGGTTGGCGGCGGCGGCATTTCCGGTGTGTTCAACAAGTTCTCGGGAACATTCAAGATCAACAGTAACAATGTGTCCGCGTCGACGGTCAACTTCACGCTGTTTCCGGGAAGCGTCACGACGAAGGACGGACGGATCGCGGATTTCCTGCGCTCGAGTGCGGTCTTCGACGCCGAGAACTTTCCGCAGGTGACATTCCGCTCGACCTCAGTTCGGCAAACAAGCTCCGACACGGCGGTCGTCGAGGGCACGCTGACCGCCAAGGGCGTTTCGCGGCGGGAGACCTTCAACGTCAGGCTCACCGACTGGAGCAGCGGCTCCATCGCCTTCAACGTCGAAGGGCGCGTGCACCGCTCCCGCTACAAGATGGCCGCTGGCGAGCCGATCTATCTCGACATCGTCATCTTCGACATGAACATCAAGGGGCAGCGCCGCTAG
- a CDS encoding cytochrome b: MARDRDTGFGWVAIGLHWLIAVLILGLIALGFVMRRMKIDPLLQFSLYQWHKSIGLVVLGLALLRVLWWILRGHPAAVAGLGPLERRASVATHVGLAILTLAVPLAGWAVASTSTLNIPTFFFNLFVFPHLPLAQTESAETFWTEVHALAAYVMLGLVGLHAAAAFHHHLFRKDEVLTRMLGIRRRPDAANRTPAGSKEPGSAGRM, encoded by the coding sequence ATGGCGCGCGATCGCGATACTGGATTCGGATGGGTGGCTATCGGCCTCCACTGGCTCATCGCAGTGCTGATCCTTGGCCTCATCGCGCTCGGCTTCGTGATGCGGCGGATGAAGATCGATCCTCTCCTGCAGTTCTCGCTCTACCAGTGGCACAAATCCATCGGACTTGTCGTGCTGGGCCTCGCCCTGCTTCGCGTGCTGTGGTGGATCCTTCGAGGCCACCCGGCTGCGGTGGCTGGCCTCGGGCCGCTCGAGCGGAGGGCTTCGGTCGCAACGCATGTCGGGCTCGCCATCCTCACGCTTGCCGTGCCGCTTGCCGGCTGGGCGGTCGCCTCGACCTCGACGCTCAACATCCCGACCTTCTTCTTCAACCTGTTCGTCTTCCCGCATCTTCCGCTGGCGCAGACCGAGAGCGCAGAGACCTTCTGGACGGAGGTCCACGCGCTTGCCGCCTATGTCATGCTGGGGCTTGTCGGCCTGCACGCGGCGGCGGCATTCCATCACCATCTTTTCAGGAAGGACGAGGTTCTCACGCGCATGCTCGGCATCCGGAGAAGGCCCGATGCCGCCAATCGAACGCCGGCAGGCTCGAAGGAGCCGGGCTCGGCAGGAAGGATGTGA
- a CDS encoding LysR family transcriptional regulator produces the protein MDTLKGIEAFVRSVEEGSIAAAARRLGITPAAASQSIARLEKSLGTRLLQRTTRRLGLTESGKVYFGRVRGVIEDLDLAAAAIAPRDDTPRGELRIASSVAFGRHVLAPAVSSFIQRYPDVSVELVMHDGAIDHIAESIDISVRFGQQLEPALIARKLVSVPMPICASPSYIARKGMPKTPEELEHHDCLIYRLPVHGRLFRWAFLRDGVRFEPKLRATVVSNDIDTLAELALSGAGIARIGSFISAPLIEKGKLVPLFAGDPSAGIAAVEHEPFDFYACYLDRHAQTAKVRAFIDHTQRTLRSAR, from the coding sequence ATGGATACGCTCAAGGGCATAGAAGCCTTCGTTCGCAGCGTCGAGGAAGGCAGTATCGCGGCGGCCGCACGCCGCCTCGGCATCACACCTGCCGCCGCCAGCCAGAGCATCGCGCGCCTGGAAAAGTCGCTCGGAACGCGCCTGCTCCAGCGCACGACCCGGCGCCTCGGCCTCACCGAAAGCGGCAAGGTCTATTTCGGTCGCGTGCGAGGCGTGATCGAGGACCTCGATCTTGCCGCGGCAGCCATCGCGCCCCGGGACGACACGCCGCGCGGAGAATTGCGCATCGCCTCCTCGGTCGCCTTCGGCCGCCATGTGCTGGCACCCGCCGTCTCGTCCTTCATCCAGCGCTACCCGGACGTCTCCGTCGAACTCGTGATGCACGATGGGGCGATCGACCATATCGCGGAGAGCATCGACATCTCCGTCAGGTTCGGCCAGCAGCTCGAACCCGCCCTCATCGCGCGCAAGCTCGTCTCCGTGCCTATGCCGATCTGTGCTTCCCCTTCCTACATCGCCCGCAAGGGAATGCCGAAGACGCCGGAGGAGCTGGAGCATCACGACTGCCTGATATACCGGCTGCCGGTCCACGGCCGGCTGTTTCGCTGGGCCTTCCTGCGCGACGGCGTCCGCTTCGAGCCGAAGCTGAGGGCAACGGTCGTCAGCAACGACATCGACACGCTGGCGGAGCTTGCGCTCTCGGGCGCCGGTATTGCGCGGATCGGCAGCTTCATTTCCGCGCCGCTCATCGAGAAGGGGAAGCTGGTGCCGCTCTTTGCCGGCGACCCGTCAGCGGGCATTGCCGCCGTCGAGCACGAACCCTTCGATTTCTATGCCTGCTATCTCGACCGGCACGCCCAGACGGCGAAGGTCCGCGCCTTCATCGACCACACCCAGCGGACGCTCAGGTCGGCGCGGTGA
- a CDS encoding DUF2798 domain-containing protein has product MSNDQRSSGSRTIARKLPPQAVPYAFAFFMAGIMAFLMCCTVVAANTGIDAGYPLRVLKSYQLAMPVAFFGVLVVRPIVVRLVGFVCHPH; this is encoded by the coding sequence ATGTCGAACGACCAGCGCTCTTCCGGCAGCCGCACGATTGCCCGCAAGCTTCCACCACAGGCCGTGCCCTACGCCTTCGCCTTCTTCATGGCCGGCATCATGGCTTTCCTCATGTGCTGCACGGTCGTGGCGGCCAATACCGGCATCGACGCCGGTTATCCCTTGCGCGTGCTGAAGTCCTACCAGTTGGCGATGCCGGTCGCCTTCTTCGGCGTGCTCGTCGTGAGGCCGATCGTGGTCCGGCTCGTCGGCTTCGTGTGCCATCCGCACTAA
- a CDS encoding AI-2E family transporter, translating to MHETLRRPETRNGDLSTKEKSGLPGVKQGPVQYVRQRKTGLDITAAWAAIGIFVILAAATVSFMAQILIPMCFAVVIGLILGLTSEKLVALGIPPLMTAILLTTALGLGVFLMAGALVDPMMELASRAPEIVRHAIERVTPMLERFPWLRMTPGSLSFGSISPEVLLQNTGSVLSIVSASLTPALLQTLIFFAALALFLSGRIKLRRMLILAFPHRHQRLSTIRVLNAIDGALGFYFATAALVYCGLGIIAAIIAFVAGLGNPLLWGLFAFLSSFVPFLGIAAITLAFGVAGLLTHETIMAGLAPAAAFFTVHLLMENLVMPAIMGRRLEVNPFLVFSAIIFWSWMWGAAGAMLALPISIIGMTIADELRPGRKNRPDLPG from the coding sequence ATGCACGAAACCTTGCGCCGGCCAGAAACACGAAACGGGGATCTCTCGACGAAGGAAAAGAGCGGACTGCCGGGTGTAAAGCAGGGACCCGTCCAGTATGTCCGGCAACGCAAGACGGGGCTCGACATCACGGCCGCCTGGGCCGCAATCGGCATCTTCGTGATCCTCGCGGCCGCCACCGTTTCCTTCATGGCGCAGATCCTCATCCCCATGTGCTTTGCGGTCGTCATCGGGCTCATCCTCGGGCTTACCTCCGAGAAGCTCGTCGCGCTCGGGATCCCTCCGCTCATGACGGCAATCCTGCTCACCACCGCCCTTGGGCTGGGCGTCTTCCTGATGGCCGGCGCGCTCGTCGATCCGATGATGGAACTGGCGTCCAGGGCACCCGAGATCGTCCGCCACGCGATCGAGCGCGTAACCCCGATGCTGGAAAGGTTTCCCTGGCTGCGCATGACGCCGGGCTCGCTTTCCTTCGGGTCGATCTCCCCCGAGGTGCTGCTGCAGAATACCGGCAGCGTGCTCTCGATCGTTTCGGCGAGCCTCACTCCCGCGCTGCTGCAGACGCTCATTTTCTTCGCCGCGCTGGCGCTCTTCCTGTCCGGACGCATCAAGCTGCGCCGGATGCTGATCCTCGCCTTCCCGCATCGGCATCAGCGCCTTTCGACGATCCGCGTCCTCAACGCTATCGACGGCGCGCTGGGCTTCTACTTCGCGACCGCGGCTCTGGTTTACTGCGGGCTCGGGATCATCGCCGCGATCATCGCGTTCGTCGCGGGGCTGGGTAACCCTTTGCTGTGGGGACTGTTTGCCTTCCTCTCGAGCTTCGTGCCCTTCCTCGGAATTGCCGCGATCACGCTGGCGTTCGGCGTGGCGGGTCTTCTGACGCACGAGACGATCATGGCGGGCCTTGCTCCCGCGGCCGCGTTCTTCACGGTCCACCTGCTGATGGAAAACCTGGTGATGCCGGCGATCATGGGCCGCAGGCTCGAGGTCAACCCGTTCCTCGTCTTCTCGGCCATCATCTTCTGGAGCTGGATGTGGGGCGCGGCGGGTGCGATGCTGGCGCTGCCGATCTCGATCATCGGCATGACGATCGCCGACGAACTGCGGCCCGGCCGCAAGAACCGGCCCGACCTGCCGGGTTGA
- a CDS encoding DUF930 domain-containing protein, which yields MIKRFTTFAVGLTLASSAHAVDGSVRRQLEALSPEERIEQRCDMEAMEQIGGARKGFRPDKVIAYAFGDPKQSEDLLKTRGAVFRSKGEWYRLAYRCETTADGLDIRSFKFKIGERVPREDWQAHYLYD from the coding sequence ATGATCAAGAGATTTACCACCTTCGCCGTGGGCCTGACCCTGGCTTCCTCCGCGCATGCAGTCGACGGCAGCGTCAGGCGGCAGCTCGAGGCACTCAGCCCCGAGGAGAGGATCGAGCAGCGTTGCGACATGGAGGCGATGGAGCAGATCGGCGGCGCCAGGAAGGGATTTCGCCCTGACAAGGTGATCGCCTATGCCTTCGGCGACCCGAAGCAGTCCGAGGATCTGCTGAAGACCCGTGGGGCCGTGTTCCGCAGCAAGGGCGAATGGTACCGGCTGGCCTATCGCTGCGAAACGACGGCTGACGGGCTCGACATCCGCTCCTTCAAGTTCAAGATCGGCGAGAGGGTCCCGCGCGAGGACTGGCAGGCGCACTACCTCTACGATTGA
- a CDS encoding VOC family protein, giving the protein MTTETTATQPTHALDMPAYIDHSHLVVSDLPMLSDWYQKAMGLSVLEKSAFGQTLGVAGRPLLTLTTAANAARAPRNAPGLFHTAFLVPDRFELGRWLVHAAHSGIALTGASDHLVSEAIYLDDPEGNGIEIYRDRDRSEWNYVPDGTVKMATLPLDLQKLYDESPKESWGGQADGTAIGHIHLQVSDIPEADGFFRDVLGLDLMARYPGASFFASGKYHHHIGANVWNSRGQPKRQSNMTGLSDYTIQFNDAAKFETAAKKLEELEIPTTRQGERLSLIDPWGIGLNLVA; this is encoded by the coding sequence ATGACCACCGAGACGACCGCAACCCAGCCGACCCACGCCCTCGACATGCCGGCCTACATCGACCACTCCCACCTCGTGGTTTCCGACCTGCCGATGCTTTCCGACTGGTACCAGAAGGCGATGGGTCTCTCCGTGCTCGAGAAGTCGGCATTCGGACAGACGCTTGGCGTCGCCGGACGCCCGCTGCTGACGCTGACGACCGCCGCCAATGCGGCGCGCGCGCCGCGCAACGCCCCCGGCCTCTTCCACACGGCGTTTCTCGTACCGGACCGCTTCGAGCTCGGACGCTGGCTGGTCCATGCCGCCCATAGCGGCATTGCGCTTACCGGCGCCTCCGATCATCTCGTCAGCGAGGCGATCTACCTGGACGACCCGGAAGGCAACGGCATCGAGATCTATCGCGACCGCGACCGCTCGGAGTGGAACTACGTGCCCGACGGCACCGTGAAGATGGCCACGCTGCCGCTCGACCTGCAGAAGCTCTACGACGAAAGCCCCAAGGAGTCCTGGGGCGGCCAGGCGGACGGAACGGCCATTGGCCATATCCACCTTCAGGTTTCCGATATTCCCGAGGCCGACGGCTTCTTCCGCGACGTGTTGGGCCTCGACCTCATGGCGCGGTATCCGGGCGCAAGCTTCTTCGCCTCGGGCAAGTATCACCACCACATCGGCGCCAATGTCTGGAATTCGCGCGGCCAGCCGAAGCGGCAGAGCAACATGACCGGGCTTTCGGATTACACGATCCAGTTCAACGACGCGGCCAAATTCGAGACCGCCGCCAAGAAGCTCGAGGAACTGGAAATCCCCACGACCCGTCAGGGCGAGAGGCTGTCGCTGATCGACCCCTGGGGCATCGGCCTCAACCTGGTCGCCTGA